AGGTCAGAAAGGCGCGCTGACAACCAGTTCCGCGGTCAGCAGCGTCAGAATTTCCGAACAACCGCCGTCGACCTTGACGGTGGACAGGTCGTCGCCGCGGGTCGCGCCCCGGTTGACGATCGCTACCGGGATACCGTGGGCCGCTGCGTGTCGGACGAACCGGTAGCCGGAGAACACCGTCAGCGACGAGCCGGCGACCAGCAGCGCCTCCGCCTGGTCCACCAATGAATATGCTTCGGCTACAACCCCTTTGGGGACACTCTCGCCGAAGTAGACGATGTCGGGTTTGAGCATGCCCCCGCAGTGCGGGCAGTCGAGATAGCGGAACGACTCGGTTTCGGCGACGACGGCGTCCGCATCCGGCGCCACCGCCAGCCCGCCGACGGACTCGGCGCGCTCGACGAACCCGGGGTTGAGCGCCTCCAGTTGCTCGGCGAGGGCGGCGCGGCTCATGGCGTGACCACAGCCCAGGCAGGCGACCTGCGCGTAGGTGCCGTGCAGATTCACCACGTTGGCGCTGCCGGCCTTGGTGTGCAGCAGGTCGACGTTCTGCGTGATCACCCCGCAGACCACTCCCGCCTGTTCCAGGGCAGCCAGCGCGTAATGGCCCGCATTGGGCCGGGTGTCGTCCATGTGCCGCCAGCCGAGATGATTGCGGGCCCAGTACCGCTGCCGGAACACCGGATCTGAGGTGAACTGGCGGATCGTCATCGGATTGCTGGGCGGCGAGTCGGGTCCCCGATAATCGGGTATGCCGGAGTCCGTGGAAATGCCTGCACCGGTGAGCACCGCAATTCGCCGGCCGGACAGCATCGCGACGAGCTCGGGAGATTCCATGCATTCGAGAGTAGGCACCTTTGCGGGACGGGCTTCGGGCGTCACGGGCGCCGCACGCCACAATGGTGGGCGATGAACTTCTATTCGGCCTACCAGCACGGGTTCCTGCGCGTCGCCGCATGCACGCACCACACCACCATCGCCGACCCGGCGGCCAACGCCGCGTCGGTGCTGCAGGTGGCCCGCGAATGTCACGACGAGGGTGTCGGATTGGCGGTGTTCCCCGAACTGACACTGTCCGGCTACTCGATCGAGGACATTCTGCTCGCCGACGCCCTGCTCGACGCGGTCGAGGATGCGCTGGCTGACCTGGTCGCCGAATCGGCCGGCCTGCTGCCGGTCCTGGTGGTGGGTGCGCCGCTGCGGCATCGGCACCGCGTCTACAACACCGCGCTGGTGGTGCACCGTGGTGCGGTGCTCGGGGTGATCCCCAAGTCCTACCTGCCGAACTATCGGGAGTTCTACGAGCGACGCCAAATGGCCGCCGGGGACGACGAGCGCGGCACCATTCGGGT
The nucleotide sequence above comes from Mycobacterium kiyosense. Encoded proteins:
- the cobB_1 gene encoding NAD-dependent protein deacetylase, which gives rise to MESPELVAMLSGRRIAVLTGAGISTDSGIPDYRGPDSPPSNPMTIRQFTSDPVFRQRYWARNHLGWRHMDDTRPNAGHYALAALEQAGVVCGVITQNVDLLHTKAGSANVVNLHGTYAQVACLGCGHAMSRAALAEQLEALNPGFVERAESVGGLAVAPDADAVVAETESFRYLDCPHCGGMLKPDIVYFGESVPKGVVAEAYSLVDQAEALLVAGSSLTVFSGYRFVRHAAAHGIPVAIVNRGATRGDDLSTVKVDGGCSEILTLLTAELVVSAPF